One Burkholderia pyrrocinia DNA segment encodes these proteins:
- a CDS encoding sugar ABC transporter ATP-binding protein translates to MQPDPNLNAAPPLIALSGIGKRFPGVQALDDCRFDLHAGEVHALMGENGAGKSTLMKILAGVYQRDEGEIRMDGRAVEIADPRAAQALGIGIIHQELNLMNHLSVAQNIFIGREPRGRFGVFVDEEKLNRDAAAIFARMRLDLDPRTPVGRLTVAKQQMVEIAKALSFDSRVLIMDEPTAALNNAEIAELFRIIRDLRAHGVGIVYISHKMDELRQIADRVTVMRDGKYVATVPMAETSMDAIIAMMVGRQLGTEVRTPPDTSANDIALEVRGLSRGRAIRDVGFTLRRGEILGFAGLMGAGRTEVARAVFGADPVDAGEIRVHGKTVTIRTPADAVAHGIGYLSEDRKHFGLAVGMDVQNNIALSSMRRFVRRGVFLDAREMRDTAQAYVRQLAIRTPSVAQPARLLSGGNQQKIVIAKWLLRDCDILFFDEPTRGIDVGAKSEIYKLLDALAADGKAIVMISSELPEVLRMSHRILVMCEGRVTGELRAADATQEKIMQLATQRESTVLS, encoded by the coding sequence ATGCAACCCGACCCGAACCTGAATGCCGCGCCGCCGCTGATTGCGTTGAGCGGCATCGGCAAGCGCTTTCCGGGCGTGCAGGCGCTCGACGACTGCCGTTTCGACCTGCATGCCGGCGAAGTGCATGCGCTGATGGGCGAGAACGGCGCCGGCAAGTCGACGCTGATGAAGATCCTCGCGGGCGTGTACCAGCGCGACGAAGGCGAGATCCGGATGGACGGCCGCGCGGTGGAGATCGCCGATCCGCGCGCCGCGCAGGCGCTCGGGATCGGCATCATCCATCAGGAACTGAACCTGATGAACCACCTGAGCGTCGCGCAGAACATCTTCATCGGCCGCGAGCCGCGCGGGCGCTTCGGCGTGTTCGTCGACGAAGAAAAACTGAACCGCGACGCGGCCGCGATCTTCGCGCGGATGCGGCTCGATCTCGACCCGCGCACGCCGGTCGGCCGGCTGACGGTTGCGAAGCAGCAGATGGTCGAGATCGCGAAGGCACTGTCGTTCGACTCGCGCGTGCTGATCATGGACGAGCCGACCGCCGCGCTCAACAACGCGGAGATCGCGGAGCTGTTCCGTATCATCCGCGACCTGCGTGCGCACGGCGTCGGCATCGTCTACATCTCGCACAAGATGGACGAACTGCGCCAGATCGCCGATCGCGTGACCGTGATGCGCGACGGCAAGTACGTCGCGACCGTGCCGATGGCCGAAACGTCGATGGACGCGATCATCGCGATGATGGTCGGCCGCCAGCTCGGTACGGAAGTGCGCACACCGCCCGATACGTCTGCGAACGACATCGCGCTCGAAGTGCGCGGGCTGTCGCGCGGCCGCGCGATCCGCGACGTCGGCTTCACGCTGCGGCGCGGCGAGATTCTCGGCTTCGCGGGGCTGATGGGCGCGGGCCGTACCGAGGTCGCGCGCGCGGTGTTCGGCGCGGACCCGGTCGACGCGGGCGAGATTCGCGTGCACGGCAAGACCGTGACGATCCGCACGCCGGCCGACGCGGTCGCGCACGGGATCGGCTACCTGTCCGAAGACCGCAAGCACTTCGGGCTCGCGGTCGGGATGGACGTGCAGAACAATATCGCGCTGTCGAGCATGCGCCGTTTCGTGCGCCGCGGCGTGTTTCTCGATGCACGCGAAATGCGCGACACCGCGCAGGCGTATGTGCGGCAGCTCGCGATCCGCACGCCGTCGGTCGCGCAGCCCGCGCGGCTGCTGTCGGGCGGCAACCAGCAGAAGATCGTGATCGCGAAATGGCTGCTGCGCGACTGCGACATCCTGTTCTTCGACGAGCCGACGCGCGGCATCGACGTCGGCGCGAAAAGCGAGATCTACAAGCTGCTCGACGCGCTCGCCGCCGACGGCAAGGCGATCGTGATGATCTCGTCGGAACTGCCCGAGGTGCTGCGCATGAGCCACCGGATTCTCGTGATGTGCGAAGGCCGCGTCACCGGCGAATTGCGGGCGGCCGACGCCACGCAGGAAAAGATCATGCAGCTCGCGACGCAGCGCGAGTCGACCGTATTGTCCTGA
- a CDS encoding ABC transporter permease, giving the protein MSNDTHPVPPMASGNTPAGTSGFRARFFNPAARQKLLAFASLVLLIVFFSVASPNFLEVDNLVTILQATAVNGVLAVACTYVIITSGIDLSVGTLMTFCAVMAGVVLTKWGMPLPLGIAAALLFGALSGCVSGFVIAKMKVPPFIATLGMMMLLKGLSLVISGTRPIYFNDTPGFTSIAQDSLIGNLIPAVPIPNAVLILFLVAIGASIVLNRTIFGRYTFALGSNEEALRLSGVNVDAWKIAVYTFSGAVCGIAGLLIASRLNSAQPALGQGYELDAIAAVVIGGTSLSGGAGSIVGTIIGAFIMSVLTNGLRIMSVAQEWQTVVTGVIIILAVYVDILRRRRR; this is encoded by the coding sequence ATGTCCAACGATACGCATCCCGTCCCGCCCATGGCTTCCGGCAACACGCCGGCCGGCACCTCCGGCTTCCGCGCGCGCTTCTTCAACCCGGCCGCGCGGCAGAAGCTGCTCGCGTTCGCGAGCCTCGTGCTGCTGATCGTGTTCTTCAGCGTCGCGTCGCCGAACTTCCTCGAAGTCGACAACCTCGTCACGATCCTGCAGGCCACCGCCGTGAACGGCGTGCTTGCGGTGGCCTGCACCTACGTGATCATCACGTCGGGCATCGACCTGTCGGTCGGCACGCTGATGACGTTCTGCGCGGTGATGGCGGGCGTCGTGCTCACGAAGTGGGGGATGCCGCTGCCGCTCGGGATCGCGGCCGCGCTGCTGTTCGGCGCGCTTTCCGGCTGCGTGTCGGGCTTCGTGATCGCGAAGATGAAGGTGCCGCCGTTCATCGCGACGCTCGGCATGATGATGCTGCTCAAGGGGCTGTCGCTCGTGATCTCGGGCACGCGGCCGATCTACTTCAACGACACGCCGGGCTTCACGTCGATCGCGCAGGATTCGCTGATCGGCAACCTGATCCCCGCGGTGCCGATTCCGAACGCGGTGCTGATCCTGTTCCTCGTCGCGATCGGCGCATCGATCGTGCTGAACCGGACGATCTTCGGCCGCTACACGTTCGCGCTCGGCAGCAACGAGGAAGCGCTGCGGCTGTCCGGCGTGAACGTCGACGCGTGGAAGATCGCGGTCTACACGTTCAGCGGCGCGGTGTGCGGGATCGCCGGGCTCCTGATCGCGTCGCGGCTGAATTCCGCGCAGCCCGCACTCGGGCAGGGCTACGAGCTCGATGCGATCGCGGCCGTCGTGATCGGCGGCACGTCGCTGTCGGGCGGCGCGGGCAGCATCGTCGGCACCATCATCGGCGCGTTCATCATGAGCGTGCTGACCAACGGCCTGCGCATCATGTCGGTCGCGCAGGAATGGCAGACGGTCGTGACCGGCGTGATCATCATCCTCGCCGTCTACGTCGATATCCTGCGCCGGCGGCGTCGTTGA
- a CDS encoding ABC transporter substrate-binding protein — translation MIRSKVLNAIVGLTFAVGVTAGAQAQETYIPLISKGFQHQFWQAVKSGAMQAAKDYKVKVTFEGPETEAMVDKQIDMLSAAIAKKPAALGFAALDSKAALPLLKKAQAEKIPVIAFDSGVDSDIPMTTAATNNKAAASLAADKLAALIGDEGEVAVVAHDQTSRTGIDRRDGFLERMKSAHPKVKVVTVQYGEGDQLKSTEVTKSILQAYPKLKGLFGTNEGSAIGVVNGVREMKRKVVIVGYDSGKQQKDAIRSGLMAGAITQNPVGIGYKTVEAAVKAIKGEKLPKIIDTGFYWYDKTNIDDPKVAAALYD, via the coding sequence GTGATCAGGAGCAAGGTGTTGAACGCGATCGTCGGGCTGACGTTCGCCGTCGGCGTCACAGCCGGCGCGCAGGCGCAGGAAACCTACATCCCGCTGATCTCGAAGGGCTTCCAGCATCAGTTCTGGCAGGCCGTGAAATCGGGCGCGATGCAGGCCGCGAAGGACTACAAGGTGAAGGTGACGTTCGAAGGGCCCGAGACCGAGGCGATGGTCGACAAGCAGATCGACATGCTGTCCGCCGCGATCGCGAAGAAGCCGGCCGCGCTCGGCTTCGCGGCGCTCGACAGCAAGGCCGCGCTGCCGCTGCTGAAGAAGGCGCAGGCCGAGAAGATCCCGGTGATCGCGTTCGACTCGGGCGTCGACAGCGACATCCCGATGACGACCGCCGCGACCAACAACAAGGCCGCCGCGTCGTTGGCCGCCGACAAGCTCGCCGCGCTGATCGGCGACGAAGGCGAGGTGGCCGTGGTCGCGCACGACCAGACGAGCCGCACCGGCATCGACCGCCGCGACGGCTTTCTCGAACGGATGAAGTCGGCACACCCGAAGGTGAAGGTCGTGACCGTGCAGTACGGCGAAGGCGACCAGTTGAAGTCGACCGAGGTGACGAAGTCGATCCTGCAGGCGTATCCGAAGCTCAAGGGGCTGTTCGGCACCAACGAAGGCTCGGCGATCGGCGTGGTCAACGGCGTGCGCGAGATGAAGCGCAAGGTCGTGATCGTCGGCTACGATTCGGGCAAGCAGCAGAAGGACGCGATCCGCAGCGGGCTGATGGCCGGCGCGATCACGCAGAATCCGGTCGGGATCGGCTACAAGACGGTCGAGGCGGCCGTGAAGGCGATCAAGGGCGAGAAGCTGCCGAAGATCATCGATACCGGTTTCTATTGGTACGACAAGACCAATATCGACGATCCGAAGGTCGCGGCGGCGTTGTACGACTGA
- a CDS encoding amidohydrolase family protein has translation MGAVRIDSHQHFWRYRAADYPWIDAGMGVLAHDYLPDALWPLMRAQALGASIAVQARAGRDETAFLLELARDDARIAAVVGWEDLGAPQLADRVAEWRSPKLRGFRHQVQDEADVGAFVADAGFNRGVAWLQANGYVYDVLVFERQLPDVRAFCARHDAHWLVLDHVGKPALAEFERDETALPRWRAALRELGAMPHVTCKLSGLVTEADWRRGLRAQDIRHIEQCLDAALDAFGPQRLMFGSDWPVCLLAASYDEVASIVERWAESRLSAAERNALWGGTAAQCYGVPA, from the coding sequence ATGGGCGCAGTGCGTATCGATTCCCATCAGCACTTCTGGCGTTATCGCGCGGCCGACTATCCGTGGATCGACGCCGGGATGGGCGTGCTCGCGCACGACTACCTGCCCGACGCGCTGTGGCCGCTGATGCGTGCGCAGGCGCTCGGCGCGTCGATCGCGGTGCAGGCGCGCGCGGGACGCGACGAGACGGCATTCCTGCTCGAGCTCGCCCGCGACGACGCGCGCATCGCGGCGGTGGTCGGCTGGGAGGATCTCGGCGCGCCGCAGCTTGCCGATCGTGTCGCCGAATGGCGCAGCCCGAAGCTGCGCGGCTTTCGTCATCAGGTGCAGGACGAGGCCGATGTCGGCGCGTTCGTCGCGGATGCCGGTTTCAATCGCGGCGTCGCGTGGCTGCAGGCGAACGGCTATGTGTACGACGTGCTCGTGTTCGAGCGCCAGTTGCCGGACGTGCGCGCGTTCTGCGCGCGGCACGACGCGCACTGGCTCGTGCTCGATCATGTCGGCAAGCCCGCGCTGGCCGAGTTCGAGCGCGACGAAACGGCGTTGCCGCGCTGGCGCGCTGCGCTGCGCGAACTGGGCGCGATGCCGCATGTCACGTGCAAGCTGTCGGGGCTCGTGACCGAGGCCGACTGGCGGCGCGGGCTGCGCGCGCAGGATATCCGGCACATCGAGCAATGCCTCGACGCGGCGCTCGACGCGTTCGGCCCGCAGCGGCTGATGTTCGGATCGGACTGGCCCGTGTGCCTGCTTGCCGCGTCGTATGACGAAGTGGCGTCGATCGTTGAGCGCTGGGCCGAATCGCGGCTGTCGGCGGCCGAGCGCAACGCGCTGTGGGGCGGCACGGCCGCGCAGTGTTACGGGGTGCCGGCGTGA
- a CDS encoding FadR/GntR family transcriptional regulator, protein MSIQPIQNRRLYQQIADKLSAMIESGDFPPGSYLPPERELAEQFGVSRTSVREALIALEVSGLVSVRVGDGVKVRHPETAAAPEPEPEAKAAPFTIVEIDPELGIALDLDTEIPPFALLQARRLIEPEAASLAAKHGSDEQIEGIHEAFLRNQEDNRSGSLTHPGDRLFHIRIAEASDNPAYALMIKQLLAHKYDLMFQRLQSLYMPNDMPHRSELEHRAILDAIRARDPEAARRAMAEHLDEVIRIFGRALD, encoded by the coding sequence ATGTCCATCCAGCCGATTCAGAACCGCCGCCTCTACCAGCAGATCGCCGACAAGCTCAGTGCGATGATCGAGTCCGGCGATTTTCCGCCGGGCAGCTATCTGCCGCCCGAGCGCGAACTGGCCGAACAGTTCGGCGTGTCGCGCACGTCGGTGCGCGAAGCGCTGATCGCGCTCGAAGTCAGCGGGCTCGTCAGCGTGCGCGTCGGCGACGGCGTGAAGGTGCGCCATCCCGAAACGGCCGCCGCACCCGAGCCCGAACCCGAAGCGAAGGCCGCGCCGTTCACGATCGTCGAGATCGATCCCGAACTCGGCATCGCGCTCGACCTCGACACCGAAATCCCGCCGTTCGCGCTGTTGCAGGCGCGCCGGCTGATCGAGCCGGAAGCCGCGTCGCTGGCCGCGAAGCACGGCTCGGACGAGCAGATCGAAGGGATCCACGAAGCGTTCCTGCGCAACCAGGAAGACAACCGCAGCGGCTCGCTCACGCACCCGGGCGACCGGCTGTTCCATATCCGCATCGCGGAAGCGAGCGACAACCCCGCGTATGCGCTGATGATCAAGCAGTTGCTCGCGCACAAGTACGACCTGATGTTCCAGCGACTGCAGTCGCTGTACATGCCGAACGACATGCCGCACCGGTCGGAACTGGAGCACCGCGCGATCCTCGACGCGATCCGCGCGCGCGACCCGGAGGCCGCGCGTCGCGCGATGGCCGAACATCTCGACGAAGTCATCCGCATCTTCGGCCGCGCGCTCGACTGA
- a CDS encoding NAD(P)/FAD-dependent oxidoreductase: protein MDFDVIVLGAGIVGVSAALHLQDRGRKVALVDRGAPGEGTSFGNAGLIERSSVEPYPFPRSPFTLMRYALNRSTDLYWHSTSLPAFAPWLARFWWESAPLRHAAASRDMLPLIERCLVEHDALIARAGAGELIRANGWLEAFRTPAAFERGVAEAGLTARRHGLGITPLDAAALLAHEPSLAPGFCGALHWLDPKSVVDPSALVKAYAQLFVQGGGTLLTGDAASLHALSPGWQVSTQDGTAAAPAVVVALGPWSDTVFGKFGYKIPLREKRGYHMHYAPSARGVPSAPIVDREYGYVIAPMRRGLRLTTGVEIARRRVPPIGVQLERAERVARPVFGFGERLDPQPWLGFRPCTPDMRPVIGPAPAHRGLWFAFGHNHHGLTLGPVTGRLLAEMMTGETPFTDPAPYRADRF, encoded by the coding sequence ATGGATTTCGACGTCATCGTTCTCGGCGCAGGCATCGTCGGCGTCTCCGCCGCGCTGCACCTGCAGGATCGCGGCCGCAAGGTCGCTCTCGTCGATCGCGGCGCGCCCGGCGAAGGCACGAGCTTCGGCAACGCGGGGCTGATCGAGCGCTCGTCGGTCGAACCGTATCCGTTCCCGCGCAGCCCGTTCACGCTGATGCGCTATGCGCTGAACCGCTCGACCGATCTCTACTGGCACAGCACGTCGCTGCCCGCGTTCGCGCCGTGGCTCGCGCGGTTCTGGTGGGAATCGGCGCCGCTGCGTCACGCGGCGGCCTCGCGCGACATGCTGCCGCTGATCGAGCGCTGCCTCGTCGAGCACGACGCGCTGATCGCGCGGGCCGGCGCCGGGGAGCTCATCCGCGCGAACGGCTGGCTGGAAGCGTTCCGCACGCCGGCCGCGTTCGAACGCGGCGTGGCCGAGGCCGGACTCACCGCGCGCCGCCACGGGCTCGGCATCACGCCGCTCGATGCCGCCGCGCTGCTCGCGCACGAACCGAGCCTCGCGCCCGGCTTCTGCGGCGCGCTGCACTGGCTCGACCCGAAAAGCGTCGTCGATCCGTCCGCGCTCGTCAAAGCGTACGCGCAACTCTTCGTGCAAGGCGGCGGCACGCTGCTGACCGGCGACGCCGCGAGCCTCCACGCGTTGTCGCCCGGCTGGCAGGTCAGCACGCAGGACGGCACGGCCGCCGCGCCGGCCGTCGTCGTCGCGCTCGGCCCGTGGTCCGACACGGTGTTCGGCAAGTTCGGCTACAAGATTCCGCTGCGCGAGAAGCGCGGCTATCACATGCACTACGCGCCGTCCGCGCGCGGCGTACCGTCGGCGCCGATCGTCGATCGCGAATACGGTTACGTGATTGCGCCGATGCGGCGCGGGCTGCGGCTGACGACCGGCGTCGAGATCGCGCGGCGCCGCGTGCCGCCGATCGGCGTGCAGCTCGAACGCGCGGAACGCGTCGCGCGGCCCGTGTTCGGCTTCGGCGAGCGGCTCGATCCGCAACCGTGGCTCGGCTTCCGGCCATGCACGCCCGACATGCGCCCGGTGATCGGCCCCGCCCCCGCGCATCGCGGGCTGTGGTTCGCGTTCGGGCACAACCATCACGGGCTCACGCTCGGCCCCGTCACCGGCCGCCTGCTGGCCGAGATGATGACGGGCGAGACCCCCTTCACCGATCCGGCGCCGTATCGCGCCGATCGTTTCTGA